The following are from one region of the Hymenobacter sp. YIM 151858-1 genome:
- a CDS encoding protease inhibitor I42 family protein — translation MQRRSTVFARLNLVFALFLIALGAQAQSAITTITAADNGKEVQLTVGDRLIVRLPTAAPRYGWRLAQNYPGQLTPVSNQILPGVSSGVPGAPATHEMHFQAIGSGGLDLILVAALPGTGYSPVGSYFHVYLTINQPGVAKNVNITEYGNHSRVTVNKGDQLSIKLGTTAGSSYRWEVMPAANEVVKLISTQTEQEQKKTKKKPKPGTPQDVTFNFQALSPGQTTIRFLYRDGTNNEAPPKRDFVLDVTVP, via the coding sequence ATGCAGCGTCGCTCCACCGTTTTCGCCCGACTAAACCTTGTATTTGCCCTTTTCCTCATAGCCCTAGGTGCGCAGGCGCAAAGTGCCATTACCACCATCACGGCCGCCGACAACGGCAAGGAAGTGCAGCTTACCGTGGGCGACCGACTGATTGTGCGGCTGCCCACGGCGGCGCCACGCTACGGTTGGCGCCTGGCCCAAAACTACCCCGGCCAGCTTACGCCGGTTAGCAACCAAATTCTGCCGGGCGTGAGCAGCGGCGTACCGGGCGCGCCGGCCACGCACGAAATGCACTTTCAGGCCATCGGCTCGGGCGGGCTCGATCTGATACTGGTGGCGGCGCTGCCCGGCACCGGGTACTCGCCGGTGGGCAGCTACTTCCATGTATACCTTACCATCAACCAGCCGGGCGTCGCCAAAAACGTGAACATCACGGAGTACGGCAACCACAGCCGCGTGACGGTGAACAAGGGCGACCAGCTCAGCATAAAGCTGGGCACCACCGCCGGTTCGAGCTACCGTTGGGAGGTGATGCCCGCCGCCAACGAGGTAGTGAAGCTCATCAGCACCCAAACCGAACAGGAGCAGAAGAAAACGAAGAAAAAGCCCAAGCCCGGTACGCCGCAGGATGTCACCTTCAACTTTCAGGCGCTCAGCCCCGGCCAAACCACCATTCGCTTCCTGTACCGCGACGGTACCAACAACGAAGCCCCGCCCAAACGCGACTTTGTGCTCGATGTAACGGTGCCGTAG
- a CDS encoding YMGG-like glycine zipper-containing protein, translating to MKTLSYIMTLVLLVTALFAGQAQAQDRKPVSPQAKGAIIGGLGGAAAGAIIHKRNRVVGGAVGAAAGAGTGYMIGRNVQNKRKAQAAEAARVAAANRAARAERQAAAARAERNALARRAEAAEKKAALAQQQVPQMPQAQQYPAMANGFAAAGAPAMLYTGAAAGAPMAMSAAYLPNESYGDRSTEYPTSEYRRKSW from the coding sequence ATGAAAACCCTGAGCTATATCATGACCCTGGTGCTGTTGGTAACCGCGCTTTTCGCAGGCCAAGCCCAGGCACAAGACCGCAAGCCCGTTAGCCCCCAGGCTAAAGGTGCCATCATTGGTGGCCTAGGTGGCGCAGCTGCCGGTGCCATCATCCATAAGCGCAACCGCGTGGTAGGTGGTGCAGTAGGTGCCGCCGCCGGTGCCGGCACGGGCTACATGATCGGCCGCAACGTGCAAAACAAGCGCAAAGCCCAGGCCGCCGAGGCTGCCCGCGTAGCTGCCGCTAACCGTGCCGCCCGCGCCGAGCGCCAGGCCGCTGCCGCCCGTGCCGAGCGCAACGCCCTGGCCCGCCGCGCCGAAGCTGCCGAGAAAAAAGCCGCACTAGCCCAACAGCAGGTGCCGCAAATGCCCCAGGCCCAGCAATACCCTGCTATGGCTAACGGCTTTGCCGCTGCCGGTGCTCCGGCCATGCTTTACACCGGTGCCGCCGCTGGTGCCCCGATGGCCATGAGCGCAGCCTATTTGCCCAACGAGTCGTATGGTGACCGTTCTACGGAGTACCCGACTTCGGAATACCGTAGAAAGAGCTGGTAA
- a CDS encoding manganese catalase family protein, producing the protein MFYHDRELQYKVRVDKPNPVFARMLQQAIGGIEGEIRVCLQYLFQGWGSRGPQKYRNMLLETGTEEIAHIEMLATAVALNLEGAPMSVQDEFAKDKVVGAVLGGMDPRHILSSGLSAMAVDANGVPFNGSWVVGSGNLAADMHANVMAEATGRVLATRLWEATDDPGMKDMLAFLIARDTMHQNQWMAVLEEIGGLTGAHPIPNSFPQSEENQNFNYSFVSTYIGNDTTEGGRWTEGPSIDGKGEFRVEKAQPLGGIPQLAPPDPRGHAQTEQMTALDAVMGTVADKVKGKLSGSGKGG; encoded by the coding sequence ATGTTCTACCACGATAGAGAACTGCAGTACAAAGTGCGCGTTGATAAGCCCAACCCCGTATTTGCCCGCATGCTGCAGCAGGCCATTGGCGGCATCGAAGGCGAAATTCGGGTGTGCTTGCAGTACCTGTTTCAGGGCTGGGGCTCGCGCGGACCGCAGAAGTACCGCAACATGCTGCTCGAAACCGGCACCGAGGAAATTGCGCACATCGAGATGCTGGCTACGGCCGTAGCCCTCAACCTCGAAGGTGCCCCGATGAGCGTGCAGGATGAATTTGCCAAGGACAAAGTGGTAGGCGCCGTGCTGGGCGGTATGGACCCCCGCCACATCCTCTCCTCGGGCCTGTCGGCTATGGCTGTCGATGCCAATGGGGTGCCCTTTAACGGCTCGTGGGTGGTGGGCAGCGGCAACCTCGCGGCCGATATGCACGCCAACGTAATGGCCGAGGCCACCGGCCGCGTGCTGGCCACGCGCCTGTGGGAAGCCACCGACGACCCCGGCATGAAAGACATGCTGGCCTTTCTGATTGCCCGCGACACCATGCACCAAAACCAGTGGATGGCCGTGCTCGAGGAAATTGGCGGGCTGACTGGGGCGCACCCCATCCCGAACAGCTTCCCGCAAAGCGAGGAAAACCAGAACTTCAACTACTCCTTCGTCAGCACCTACATCGGCAACGATACTACGGAGGGCGGCCGCTGGACGGAAGGCCCCTCCATCGATGGCAAAGGCGAATTCCGCGTCGAGAAAGCGCAGCCCCTGGGCGGTATTCCGCAACTGGCCCCGCCCGACCCGCGCGGCCACGCCCAAACCGAGCAGATGACCGCCCTGGATGCCGTAATGGGCACCGTAGCCGATAAAGTAAAAGGCAAGCTGAGCGGCAGCGGCAAAGGCGGCTGA
- a CDS encoding TIGR03915 family putative DNA repair protein, whose amino-acid sequence MKPPRRTNLPAKDNAAAGLRRATALPPSFDGTARFTYDGSFDGLLCVLLACWESRRWPEAIQPEDVAQGGLFSETQFVPTDEARARRVWEGLLKYMPGEARTNLYKTFLSESPERELLIFRYTQLAIEAGGQDISENFGNDTVRAIADITKQMFREKHRMEAFVRFEKTHDGLFHATIEPDYDVLPLIAEHFTKRYADQRWLIFDRRRRYGLYYDLERTDIVSFDAEAGQQGSNSAVSAAVLDEREPLFQSLWQTYFDHVNIPERRNIKLHRRHMPKRYWKYLTEKQPRERHFRPIDNKQRPPQ is encoded by the coding sequence ATGAAACCGCCCCGCCGCACCAACTTACCTGCCAAAGACAACGCTGCTGCGGGCCTGCGCCGTGCCACGGCCCTGCCGCCCAGCTTCGATGGTACCGCCCGCTTCACCTACGACGGCTCCTTTGATGGTTTGCTGTGCGTGTTGCTGGCGTGTTGGGAAAGTCGGCGGTGGCCCGAAGCTATTCAGCCGGAAGACGTAGCGCAAGGCGGCCTGTTCAGTGAAACCCAGTTTGTGCCCACCGACGAGGCCCGCGCCCGGCGCGTGTGGGAAGGCCTGCTGAAGTACATGCCCGGCGAGGCGCGCACTAACTTGTACAAAACGTTTCTGTCGGAAAGCCCGGAGCGGGAGCTGCTGATTTTCCGCTACACGCAACTGGCCATCGAGGCCGGCGGGCAAGACATCAGCGAGAATTTCGGCAACGACACGGTGCGCGCCATTGCCGACATTACCAAACAGATGTTTCGCGAAAAGCACCGCATGGAGGCGTTCGTGCGCTTCGAGAAAACGCACGACGGACTTTTTCACGCTACCATCGAGCCCGACTATGACGTGCTGCCGCTCATTGCCGAGCACTTCACCAAGCGCTACGCCGACCAGCGCTGGCTGATTTTCGATCGGCGCCGGCGCTACGGCTTGTACTACGACCTCGAGCGCACCGACATCGTGAGTTTCGATGCCGAAGCCGGGCAGCAGGGCAGTAACTCGGCCGTATCGGCGGCCGTGCTCGACGAGCGGGAGCCGCTGTTTCAGTCGCTGTGGCAAACCTACTTCGACCACGTGAACATACCTGAGCGCCGCAACATCAAGCTGCACCGCCGCCACATGCCCAAGCGCTACTGGAAATACCTCACCGAAAAGCAGCCGCGCGAACGGCACTTCCGGCCCATCGACAACAAGCAGCGGCCACCCCAATAG
- the pbpC gene encoding penicillin-binding protein 1C, with the protein MPRPFATVLRRLRRPLLALLGVFVVALGLNWLFPLPPPPPYSPVVMAADGSVLHAYLSPDQKWRMAAELHDITPTLRKAIVAKEDRWFYYHPGINPVALLQAAGRNALGAGRRTGASTITMQVARMLEPKERTVGNKLLEMLRAVQLEAHFSKDEILQLYLNLVPYGSNVEGVKSAALLYYGQPPHYLSLAQTVTLTIVPNNPTGLAPGRYNARLLQARNRWLRRLGAAGVFPAKDVENALQEPLLAQRQPAPRLAPHLARRLVQAGLQKAGTFAGSKAGLQATLVRAKQAKAEELTRHYVRRLAPLGITQAAVLVVNNRTRAVEAYVGSADFGDVLGQGQVDGIRAVRSPGSTLKPFLYAVAADLGHVTPKRVLPDVPTNFAGFRPENFDKRCNGEVTLERALGHSLNIPAVHVLQQVGVGTFTQQLRRAGFRTVARQAPQLGLSTILGGCGASLEELVGLYAALANQGRYAPLRFTADAPVARPTQLVSEASAYLVTDILSQLVRPDLPVGYQNSLRLPRIAWKTGTSYGRRDAWSIGYNRHYTIGVWVGNFTGQGAPALTGTDVATPLLFDLFNAISYNDGGEWFVPPAGLDFRLVCAVTGQVPGAHCPDQVMDYYLPGISDTRRCEHQQEVFVSPTADVSYCRACLPAVGYRRELYPNFTPEVLAFKAANGLPHAIRPPHNPACTLVRSDDGPQLAPRILSPTPNAEYVLDGRDSQQLQLRCAAANDVRQVYWYANDQFVRAAAPTEAVFIRPGSGVLKISCADDHGRNTDVQVLVERL; encoded by the coding sequence ATGCCTCGCCCATTTGCCACCGTGTTGCGCCGCTTGCGCCGGCCGCTGCTGGCGCTACTGGGTGTTTTCGTGGTAGCATTGGGGCTGAACTGGCTATTTCCGCTGCCCCCGCCCCCGCCCTACTCGCCCGTGGTAATGGCTGCCGATGGCTCGGTACTGCACGCCTACTTATCGCCCGACCAAAAGTGGCGCATGGCGGCCGAGTTGCACGACATCACGCCCACCCTGCGCAAGGCCATTGTTGCCAAAGAGGACCGGTGGTTTTACTACCACCCGGGCATCAACCCAGTAGCCCTGCTGCAAGCGGCCGGGCGCAATGCCCTAGGTGCCGGGCGCCGCACCGGCGCCAGCACCATTACCATGCAGGTGGCGCGCATGCTCGAGCCCAAGGAGCGCACCGTGGGCAACAAGCTGCTCGAAATGCTGCGCGCTGTGCAGCTGGAAGCGCATTTTTCCAAAGACGAAATCCTGCAACTGTACCTCAACCTGGTGCCCTACGGCTCCAACGTGGAGGGCGTGAAATCGGCGGCGCTGCTGTACTACGGGCAGCCCCCGCACTACCTCTCGCTGGCCCAAACCGTCACGCTCACCATCGTACCCAACAACCCCACCGGGTTGGCGCCGGGCCGGTACAACGCCCGGCTGCTGCAGGCCCGCAACCGCTGGCTGCGCCGCCTAGGTGCCGCGGGCGTTTTCCCGGCCAAGGATGTGGAGAATGCCTTGCAGGAGCCCCTGCTGGCGCAGCGCCAACCAGCACCGCGGCTGGCTCCGCACCTCGCGCGGCGGTTGGTGCAGGCCGGGCTACAGAAGGCGGGCACTTTTGCCGGCTCCAAAGCCGGTTTGCAAGCCACGTTGGTGCGAGCCAAGCAAGCCAAAGCCGAAGAGCTGACGCGCCACTACGTGCGCCGCCTTGCCCCACTTGGCATTACACAAGCGGCGGTGCTGGTGGTAAACAACCGCACCCGCGCCGTGGAGGCCTACGTGGGCTCGGCCGATTTCGGCGATGTGCTCGGCCAAGGGCAGGTTGATGGCATCCGGGCGGTACGCTCGCCGGGCAGTACGCTTAAGCCTTTTCTCTACGCCGTGGCTGCTGACTTAGGGCACGTTACGCCCAAGCGCGTGCTGCCCGATGTGCCCACCAACTTTGCCGGCTTTCGGCCCGAAAACTTCGATAAACGCTGCAACGGGGAGGTTACGCTGGAGCGCGCCCTAGGTCATTCGCTCAACATCCCGGCCGTGCACGTGCTGCAGCAAGTGGGCGTGGGCACCTTTACGCAGCAGCTGCGCCGGGCAGGGTTCCGAACAGTGGCGCGGCAGGCGCCGCAACTGGGGCTGAGCACCATTTTGGGCGGCTGCGGCGCTTCGCTCGAAGAACTGGTGGGCTTGTACGCCGCCTTGGCCAACCAGGGCCGCTACGCCCCGCTGCGCTTTACGGCCGATGCACCGGTAGCCCGGCCTACGCAACTCGTATCGGAGGCTTCGGCCTATTTGGTTACTGATATCCTGTCGCAGTTGGTGCGGCCCGATTTGCCGGTGGGCTACCAAAACTCATTGCGTTTGCCGCGCATCGCCTGGAAAACCGGCACCAGCTACGGCCGCCGCGACGCCTGGAGCATCGGCTACAACCGGCACTACACCATTGGCGTGTGGGTGGGCAACTTTACGGGGCAAGGCGCCCCGGCCCTTACCGGCACCGATGTGGCCACGCCGCTGCTTTTCGATTTGTTCAACGCCATCAGCTACAACGACGGCGGCGAGTGGTTTGTACCGCCCGCCGGCCTCGATTTTCGGTTGGTGTGCGCGGTTACGGGCCAGGTGCCGGGCGCGCACTGCCCCGATCAGGTAATGGATTACTACCTGCCCGGCATCTCCGATACGCGCCGCTGCGAGCATCAGCAAGAGGTGTTTGTATCGCCGACGGCTGATGTGAGCTACTGCCGCGCCTGCTTGCCCGCCGTGGGTTACCGCCGCGAGCTGTACCCCAACTTCACGCCCGAAGTGCTGGCCTTTAAAGCCGCCAACGGGTTGCCGCACGCCATTCGGCCGCCGCATAACCCGGCCTGCACCCTCGTGCGCTCCGACGACGGCCCGCAACTGGCACCGCGCATCCTTTCGCCTACGCCCAACGCCGAGTACGTGCTCGATGGCCGCGATTCGCAGCAGCTGCAGTTGCGCTGCGCCGCCGCCAACGATGTGCGCCAGGTGTACTGGTACGCCAACGACCAGTTTGTGCGGGCCGCTGCGCCCACCGAGGCCGTGTTCATTAGGCCCGGCAGCGGAGTGCTTAAGATTTCGTGCGCCGACGACCACGGCCGCAACACCGATGTGCAGGTGCTGGTGGAGCGGTTGTAG
- a CDS encoding YjaG family protein, translated as MAEHIHAQIISLSDNQKVVFAGLLCERLYPQYEAFCRAANWGSPAVYERGIELLYNSGLGAFHSQEAASLLEKLAFVTPALSDFRIDLAPFALDACIALDEALRFLTDKQESHMLHCATAATDSVEAFAQEHQGLDPNRRDFEAAVAANPYLQAEVARQLRLTEALLSIHEFDATSIHQLRRLNGSGSIIDLSRL; from the coding sequence ATGGCCGAGCACATCCACGCGCAAATCATCAGTTTATCCGATAACCAAAAAGTCGTTTTTGCGGGCTTGCTCTGCGAACGGCTGTACCCGCAGTACGAGGCGTTTTGCCGCGCCGCCAACTGGGGCAGCCCGGCCGTGTACGAGCGCGGCATCGAGCTGCTCTACAACTCGGGCCTAGGTGCTTTTCATAGCCAGGAAGCCGCCTCCTTGCTCGAAAAGCTCGCCTTTGTTACGCCCGCGCTGTCGGATTTCAGAATTGATCTGGCCCCCTTCGCGCTGGATGCCTGCATAGCCCTGGACGAGGCCCTGCGCTTTCTTACCGACAAACAGGAAAGCCACATGCTGCACTGCGCCACCGCCGCCACCGACAGCGTGGAGGCGTTTGCGCAGGAACACCAAGGCCTCGACCCCAACCGCCGCGACTTTGAGGCCGCCGTGGCCGCCAACCCCTACCTGCAAGCCGAAGTAGCCCGGCAGCTCCGCCTTACCGAGGCCCTGCTCAGCATCCACGAGTTCGACGCGACGAGCATTCATCAGTTGCGCCGGCTGAATGGCAGCGGCAGCATTATCGATCTGTCGCGGCTGTAG
- a CDS encoding YybH family protein: MKPLLCMVLVGAALASASCTKTEKKEEAVNVQTLNQQFVGAWNSKNAIQLDTLFAEDVHYIQGEAHYQGRSEVSNRWVRETMGTIANLRLSPVSTGADTQLAYEAGTFSVDVLPANPALPMGEGSGNFTLIWKKNPKGAWKLSYAQLEGLPVRARTR, from the coding sequence ATGAAGCCCCTCCTTTGCATGGTGCTCGTTGGCGCAGCCCTTGCCTCCGCCTCTTGCACCAAAACCGAGAAAAAAGAAGAAGCCGTAAACGTGCAGACGCTTAACCAACAGTTTGTTGGTGCCTGGAACAGCAAGAATGCCATTCAGCTGGATACCCTGTTTGCCGAAGACGTGCACTACATCCAGGGCGAAGCCCACTACCAGGGCCGCTCCGAGGTATCGAACCGCTGGGTGCGCGAAACCATGGGCACCATTGCCAACCTGCGCCTCTCGCCCGTTAGCACCGGCGCCGACACGCAGCTTGCCTACGAGGCCGGCACCTTTTCGGTAGATGTGCTGCCCGCCAACCCGGCCCTGCCCATGGGCGAAGGCTCCGGCAACTTCACGCTCATCTGGAAAAAGAACCCCAAAGGCGCCTGGAAGCTGAGCTACGCGCAGCTGGAAGGCCTGCCCGTACGAGCCCGCACGCGCTAA
- a CDS encoding AraC family transcriptional regulator — MSRTLLPSPVALHRPSDLTTLVENRTVYSLNAFELNIFETHQQAHRVPLNLGSLVLTTMLRGKKVMHLPGREAFDYLPGESVIVGEQQTMEIDFPEADETNPTQCLAVAIPAETIRGTVDLLNERYPRVEEHTPWQLQHEKDYAHLQNTPELTGTLERIIRVSQENTAAKDVLASFTLQELLVRLMQTQARRLIFDNYAQHLTTHRFAHVVQYIKRNLAEPLPVEKLSELACMSKATFFRLFKREFGLTPVEYIIQERLKEAKRLLRHPLSTVAEVCYRTGFNNPAYFQKLFRKYEGLTPGLYKKQCLVG, encoded by the coding sequence ATGAGCCGAACCCTGCTGCCCTCGCCCGTTGCGCTGCACCGCCCCTCCGACCTCACCACCCTGGTGGAGAACCGCACGGTGTACTCGCTCAATGCCTTCGAACTGAACATCTTCGAGACGCACCAGCAGGCCCACCGCGTGCCGCTCAACCTAGGCTCGTTGGTGCTCACCACCATGCTGCGCGGCAAAAAAGTAATGCACCTGCCCGGCCGCGAAGCCTTCGATTACCTGCCCGGCGAATCGGTGATTGTGGGCGAGCAGCAAACCATGGAAATCGACTTTCCGGAGGCCGACGAAACCAACCCCACCCAGTGCCTGGCCGTGGCCATTCCGGCCGAAACCATCCGCGGCACCGTGGATTTGCTGAACGAGCGGTACCCGCGCGTGGAGGAGCACACGCCTTGGCAGCTGCAGCACGAAAAAGACTACGCGCACCTGCAGAACACGCCCGAACTCACCGGCACGCTGGAGCGCATCATTCGGGTGTCGCAAGAAAACACCGCCGCCAAGGATGTGCTGGCTAGCTTTACCCTGCAGGAGCTGTTGGTACGCCTGATGCAAACGCAGGCCCGCCGCCTCATCTTCGATAACTACGCCCAGCACCTTACCACGCACCGCTTTGCGCACGTGGTGCAATACATCAAACGCAACCTGGCCGAGCCCCTGCCGGTGGAGAAGCTGAGCGAGCTGGCTTGCATGAGCAAGGCCACGTTCTTCCGGTTGTTCAAGCGCGAGTTTGGTCTTACGCCCGTCGAGTACATTATTCAGGAGCGGTTGAAAGAGGCCAAGCGCCTGCTGCGCCACCCGCTGAGCACCGTGGCCGAGGTGTGCTACCGCACCGGCTTCAACAACCCGGCGTATTTCCAGAAGTTGTTTCGCAAGTACGAGGGCCTTACGCCGGGCCTGTACAAGAAGCAATGCCTGGTGGGCTGA
- a CDS encoding aldehyde dehydrogenase family protein — METLEQTTTLVDRPKFKDHYDNFIGGKWVAPVKGQYFDNLSPIDGKAFCKVARSTKEDIELALDAAHEAFKTWKSASATTRSNILLKIADAMEQHLAHLAAVETVENGKPIRETLNADLPLAIDHFRYFAGVIRAEEGSVAELDATTISLNVHEPIGVVGQIIPWNFPLLMATWKLAPALAAGCCVVIKPAEQTPASIMVLMELIQDIVPAGVINVVNGFGLEAGKPLATSPRIAKVAFTGETTTGRLIMQYAAENIIPVTLELGGKSPNIFFKSVMDADDDFLDKCIEGAVMFALNQGEVCTCPSRMLVHEDIYDEFIERVIARVKAIKLGNPLDKDTMMGAQASNDQFEKILSYLEIGKSEGAEVLVGGDAYSQEDPALAEGYYIQPTLFRGHNKMRIFQEEIFGPVVSVTTFRTTEEAIAIANDTLYGLGAGVWTRDAHELYQVPRAIEAGRVWVNCYHHYPAHAPFGGYHKSGFGRENHKMMLNHYRQNKNMLISYSQQKLGFF, encoded by the coding sequence ATGGAAACGCTTGAGCAAACCACCACCCTCGTCGACCGCCCCAAGTTCAAGGACCACTACGACAACTTTATTGGCGGCAAGTGGGTGGCCCCGGTAAAAGGCCAGTACTTCGACAACCTGTCGCCCATCGATGGCAAGGCGTTCTGTAAAGTGGCCCGCTCCACCAAAGAGGACATCGAGCTGGCGCTGGATGCCGCCCACGAAGCGTTTAAAACCTGGAAGAGCGCCTCGGCTACCACGCGCAGCAACATTCTGCTGAAGATTGCCGACGCCATGGAGCAGCACCTGGCGCATTTGGCCGCCGTGGAAACCGTGGAAAACGGCAAGCCCATCCGCGAAACGCTCAATGCCGACCTGCCCCTGGCCATCGACCACTTCCGCTACTTTGCCGGGGTAATTCGGGCCGAAGAAGGCTCCGTGGCCGAGCTCGATGCCACCACCATTTCGCTGAACGTGCACGAGCCCATTGGTGTGGTGGGCCAGATTATCCCCTGGAACTTCCCGCTGCTGATGGCCACCTGGAAGCTGGCTCCGGCCCTGGCTGCCGGCTGCTGCGTGGTCATCAAGCCCGCCGAGCAAACCCCCGCCAGCATTATGGTGCTGATGGAGCTGATTCAGGACATTGTACCGGCCGGCGTAATCAACGTGGTGAATGGCTTTGGGCTGGAGGCCGGCAAGCCGTTGGCTACCTCGCCGCGCATTGCCAAGGTGGCCTTTACGGGCGAAACCACTACGGGCCGCCTGATTATGCAGTACGCCGCCGAAAACATCATTCCCGTAACGCTGGAGCTGGGCGGCAAGTCGCCGAACATCTTCTTCAAATCGGTGATGGATGCCGACGACGACTTCCTCGACAAGTGCATCGAGGGCGCCGTGATGTTTGCCCTGAACCAGGGCGAGGTGTGCACCTGCCCCTCGCGCATGCTGGTGCACGAGGATATTTACGACGAGTTCATCGAGCGCGTAATTGCCCGCGTGAAGGCCATTAAGCTGGGCAACCCGCTCGACAAAGACACCATGATGGGCGCGCAGGCCTCCAACGACCAGTTCGAGAAAATCCTGAGCTACCTGGAAATCGGCAAGTCGGAAGGCGCCGAGGTGCTGGTGGGCGGCGACGCGTACTCGCAGGAAGACCCTGCCCTGGCCGAGGGCTACTACATCCAGCCCACGCTGTTCCGCGGCCACAACAAGATGCGCATCTTCCAGGAAGAAATCTTCGGACCGGTGGTGTCGGTAACCACTTTCCGGACCACCGAGGAGGCCATTGCCATTGCCAACGACACGCTCTACGGCCTGGGCGCCGGTGTCTGGACGCGCGACGCCCACGAGCTGTACCAGGTGCCGCGCGCTATTGAGGCCGGCCGCGTGTGGGTAAACTGCTACCATCACTACCCAGCCCACGCACCGTTTGGCGGTTACCATAAGTCGGGTTTTGGCCGCGAGAATCACAAGATGATGCTCAACCACTACCGCCAAAACAAGAACATGCTCATCAGCTACAGCCAGCAAAAGTTGGGCTTCTTCTAG
- a CDS encoding DUF779 domain-containing protein: MSNPTPRVLVTAAAEATIDVLRDEHGPLMFHQSGGCCDGSSPMCFPAGEFRVSTNDVWLGNIHGCDFFMSTSQFEYWKHTQLTVDVTKGRGASFSLEIPLGVRFLIRSRMFTKEEEENLTPIYDGEEYLTRPSVVQ, from the coding sequence ATGAGCAATCCAACGCCCCGCGTGCTGGTAACAGCCGCGGCCGAAGCCACTATCGATGTACTTCGCGACGAACACGGGCCGCTGATGTTTCACCAAAGCGGCGGTTGCTGCGATGGATCGTCGCCGATGTGCTTTCCGGCGGGCGAGTTCCGCGTCAGTACCAACGATGTGTGGCTGGGCAACATCCACGGCTGCGACTTTTTCATGAGCACCAGCCAGTTTGAGTACTGGAAACACACCCAGCTGACGGTGGATGTAACCAAAGGTCGCGGCGCCAGCTTCTCGCTCGAAATTCCCCTAGGTGTGCGCTTTCTTATCAGGTCGCGCATGTTCACGAAAGAGGAGGAGGAAAACCTTACGCCGATTTATGACGGCGAGGAGTATTTGACCCGGCCGAGCGTGGTGCAGTAG
- a CDS encoding GreA/GreB family elongation factor, whose amino-acid sequence MSRGFVKEDDSQQPPIVPPRAALPPNTPNYVTPRGLELLRQELAELEAERTQAEANRDNDTDRTRQLSLINGRLSLLAARIASAKVIDPRQQPAEEVRFGATVTLLTRSGGKPGTERRFTIVGVDEASIAEGKIAFVAPIARAVQGARLGHQVTLHLGPKPEVVEVTSISYEGT is encoded by the coding sequence ATGAGCCGAGGTTTTGTAAAAGAAGACGACTCGCAGCAGCCGCCCATTGTGCCGCCCCGCGCCGCGCTGCCGCCCAATACGCCCAACTACGTTACCCCACGTGGCCTCGAGCTGCTGCGCCAGGAGCTGGCCGAGCTAGAGGCCGAGCGCACCCAAGCCGAAGCCAACCGCGACAACGACACCGACCGCACCCGTCAGCTAAGCCTCATCAACGGCCGGCTGAGCCTGCTAGCTGCGCGCATCGCCTCGGCCAAAGTGATTGACCCGCGCCAGCAACCAGCCGAAGAAGTACGCTTTGGCGCCACCGTAACGCTGCTTACGCGCAGCGGCGGCAAGCCCGGCACCGAGCGGCGCTTTACCATTGTGGGCGTTGACGAGGCCTCCATCGCCGAAGGCAAAATTGCCTTCGTAGCTCCTATTGCCCGCGCCGTGCAAGGTGCCCGCCTAGGCCATCAGGTAACCCTGCACCTAGGGCCCAAACCCGAGGTGGTGGAGGTAACGAGTATCAGCTACGAGGGCACCTAG